From Aspergillus luchuensis IFO 4308 DNA, chromosome 2, nearly complete sequence:
TTGTACCTGTGGGACGAGGCCGTTCGGCATTGGGATGCCGGTGATTCCGGCGATGAAGGTGGTGCAGCCtaagaggaagaagtcccAATGGAAGCCGGCTGGTTTCTTTAAGGGGTATTGTCTGCTTTGAGCACCAAGGCTGCTGACATTCTGTTTCGGGGTTAGTATCGAAAATCGGGAAAGTGAATGTCATGTTGACTGGGGATTGACTGACTTACATGGTCATAATAGAAGAGCAGCATGACCAAGAATCCAAAAGGTAGGGCTGCAAATATCCATTTTGTCTCCAACTCCCAGAAATGAATCAGCCAACCACGCGGCTGTGTCGGATAAAATGCCCGAGTTATGGGCACGAATGAGATACCGGTCTCCTTGAGGTTGCCAGGGATATGTGCGAATCCTACCCAGAAGATGGTTCCAACCTGGTTGAGAGTGAGTGTAAGGTCATCAGAATTGGATAAGGGGTAAATCTTACTACATAAGCATAATCAGCCAGTAGTCCACGAAACCATGGTCGGCAGATTGTGCTTGAGCCCAGCAACTCAAGTCCGTATACTGTGAAGAAATACAGAATGGCGATCATGCAACTCATGAAGCCTGCGGTCGGCCCGTAGACAGTGAACTCGTTAACGAGCTCTTCGACGCCCTTTACTGCTCGGCTTAGTACTAATCCCTGCAAAAAACTAGTCTCCATCAGACTTACTGCAATAGATAATCCCAACATATGCGCCAAATGACTCAGATGAAAAGTCGGTCACATAGCGCATATAGTCGCAGAGGTTGCACACAGCAACAATCCAATGGAAGATCGCCGCCCAGATAGCAGTCCAGCACATGAAGTTAGCGTATATGGAGGGCTCGTATATGACTACAATATCATATATAGTGTAGTTGAACAGCGATATTAGTCCAGTGATACCGACGATAGTAAGTGGTTGTGCGCCCAGGACGCTGAACACCATAGCTGCGAGTGCTGAGGAAAACAGCGCTTCATTGATGCCGTAGAACTCTCCGGTTCGGCGATACATATCCAGTGTGTAGGCGATAGCCGGGAGAATACTGAATTTgttagaaagaaaaataccaAAGTGGCGTATTCAGGGACCTAGAACCTACTTAATGAAGTATATGCGAATGGTACTTGCAATGGTTCGATAAGTGAGCGCATCTCGAATATCACTCCAGTAGTAGGGAAGTCGCCGACGGACATCGTGATACATGCCTCTGCATGGATTCAGAACACGAAAGCGTCTCCATCCTGTCCGGTTGTCATAAGAGTAAGTATATGGACTCTGCCTACTAAGGTACTTGGTGTCGGGCATGGTGGTTTGATTATTGTCATGTATAGGACAGGGACGGTAGGAAAAGACGGTCtcttatttatactattgaTTATTGGGCCTGTGCCAGACCTGAAACCCTTTCGCTTTTACACATCTCCCAACCGATCTAGCCGATTCTGTAGGGTCGAGAGGGAAAGTTCTCATGTTGGGGTGGACGGTCAACTGCCCTTGGATGATGCGTCAACACAACATACTGCTCGCAACCTTGGAGAGAACAAGACCTGACTCTAATGTTACCTGCTATCTAACCCACAcattctaaatatatattatcgtCCTGTCGACCTTGCTAGAGCAAAGAACTATCTTGGATAATTGGGTTGAGCGATGAGAGAAACTTAGTCAGCAATTCTGCCCGAGCAGAATCTGCCCTTCTTGGCATCCCAGAGGTAGCCGATAGCCGAGTAAAGACCCTCTTCATAATAGTATGATCTCAGTATCTTCAGTAATAAGCCATTGTTGAGGGATAATGGACTCTGTAGCACTACCCCTTGTTTCACAGTTGTCGAACATCCTTCAAAACCCAATCTTTCCGGCGCATCTTCAGTCGGCCGTACAGGCTGTCCGGCAGAGTCAGGATAGGAAGCAGAAGCGTGCAAGTAAGGACGGTGgctcagaagaagatggcgacTCGCAGCTCTTCCTCAGAATTGAAGCTTCATTAGTCCATAAGGAGACAAGTTCAGCGCAAGGAAGCAGGTTAACCTTGGTAAATATCAGATTTTCACCGACGATTCCGACCTTGCCTGACTTTGCCTAGGGACACATTGATCTTCGAAGTGGGAAGGCAGTGCCGTTGCCACTCACTCCGGTCTCAACGCCTGACTCTAGGGTAGGCTTACTTGGTGCCCAATAGTACAATGATTCGAGTAACAGGTTTTACAGATTAGCACAGAATAtgctactaccaccattGACTCCAACAAATGCCGTGATAACGAGGACGCTCAGAGCTACCCCAACAAGCGGCGCAAAACCATAAGCGCCCTTCGACCAGCAAAGGCGACCACCATTCATCCAGACAGATCAGTTGATTGTGAGTACGAAAGCTTATCCTCAGCGGCCGCTGCCGATTCCAGTGGATCCAAGCCTTCTGTGCGACAGGTCCACAGTGACACCCGCTTTCCGCAACGAAAGAACCCACGGCAGGAGTATTCGTTGCCTGTTCTGGAACCGACCTCGGCCGATAAGCTTATAGCAGGGATATGGCGACAGTTACATTCGCCTGTAAAGCTGAGTCGTCTGCCTTCGGTATGATCCTGTTAGGAAAGGAAGTATGATACAAAGGCTAACAGGATTCAGATCATACAATCCAATACGGACATCCGAACCGGTGTCAGTCTTGAGGTAACCGTCCCGAGAGCATTAACATGAGCTTGACTAACAGGAGAAGGTCTTTCGAGAGGTCAACACCCTATGTCTGAAATACTACAACCAAAGCCAATCTTCCCGTGCTCTGGAAATGATCGTCCAAGCATACTGGGTAGAATGTTTCGAAGCACGCGTTGCCGTTATCCGACTAGAGAAACCCCAACTATCAATCACAGATGCGCGAATGATGGCTCTGAAGGAGGCTTGCATGGTTCTCGattggaaggaaaaggatctTCGTAATCGAATGTACTGCTTTCGCCTCTCCCATCGACTGATTGCAATACTAATGCATACATAGGGCTATCTGGCGCGGTTACAAAGAAATCAAGGACACAGGCGGCTGGGCATGTCTCATATTCGCAAGTACCGGCATATATCGATTCTGCAAGTATCGCACGGAGTTCGGGGAAGGATTGTTTACCCGCCTACGGCATTTGCGATCTAGCTTCGAGGTAGCGGCTGACACTCTTCACCCGGGATGGCGGGACCTGCTGCAAGTTATCAGGCAAGATAACTCGATCGCATATCACGGCCATCCGCATGAGTGGGTAACCATGTCTGAGGAAGTAGCTGTCCCTCTGCCTTCAACATACGCACATCTCAACCTTCCTCAAGGGTTTCATTACCAGTTCATCGACGTGTGTGTACTAGATCACGCTGTATTTGGAAATCATGATCCACGTCATGTCCCGGAGCTAGATCCCGATCTGTGTCTTGTATGCAAAGCAAGGCAGTCAGATGAGATTGACAAGAATCAATGCCTGTGTTTTCCAGCGTTATTCGGTGGCGTTCGTCATCCGGTGCCAGTCCAGGTATTTCGGACGTCGACTGGGAAGAACAATGGCGTTATTGCGCGGTGTGTGAGTTATTTGTTTTCTTTACCTGAGCATAGCGCACCCCTCTCTTTGGCAACTTACTGACGCAGAAGTAGAACTTCGAACGCGGAACCGTCATCGGCGAATTCACAGGCCTCATCACAAACGGCATAGAAGGAGTAGACGTGATGCTAGGTGGCTCACGTGGTCGAACATATCAAATATATCAGGGGCAGATGGGCAATTTCACCCGATTCATCAACCACTCGTGTCGACCGAATAGCCAATTTCAACGGTTCTACTGGAGGGGCATGGAGCGCATAATTGTGGTCTCACGGGGCATTATGGCAGGAACTGAAATCACTGTCGACTATTCGGATAATTATTGGCGCCAGCTGAGCAAGAAATGTCTTTGTGGGGAGTCATGTTGTCGATTtgctgggagggagggatagCGGTTACTAGTATCTTTGCACAGTCCTGATTTGGCGTCAGAGAGTGAACATTCAGCGGATCCGGATTCAGGGACCTAGTGCACCCATAACATGCGATAACAGAGGATAAAGAGCAAGAATGGCAACCACAATAAATATAACCCTGTAGATAGCAACTTCAATCAGGGAGTCTCATATAACTTTCCTCGAGATACCCTATCACCTCCCAACGCCTAATCTCCTGCCATGGAGTCATTCGAGCACCTCACTGTTGTACCTCCCCATCTCGTACATCTTGCATCTCAACCCCTAAATCTTGTCCCCGACGATCCCCagtcaccctcaccacccgcAATACTGCCCCCTCATTCTCCTTCCTTAAATCATGATCCCTCACAAACAGTGTTACCACCGACACCAACCTCGCAAAAGCAATAAACATCACCCAAACCATCCGCAGCGCCCGAAAAATACATCTCTCTGACAGCAACCTGCTCACTGGCTTCAATACCACTGATCTTCTCCACAATCTATGTCGCAATCGTACTTTCCATTCTCCATTCGAGGAGTCTAAAATCATAGATATTTAGACAATCGAAAAGGCTACTGGTTGTTGATACACTGGAAGCTTTCACAAAGAaaggaatatatatattcataaacGTGTGTTAGAGCAACACAACACATCAGTAGAGATATGTACACTCTAGTACAATCTATCTAAATAAATCTATCGATCAAGCGATCTATCACAATCAATGATGATCATGAGTACATGTACAACACCCTTACTCATCAATGGCAAACCGATCCACAAAGCGGAAAGTGTAGAGTCCCTTCAGGACCTCCTTGGCGATCTTCTCGGTGGTCTCGCTCGAGCCAGTGTACACACCAGAGCGGGAGGTATCAATACCAGCGTTCTTGAGCGCAGCGCTACCGCTACCCACAGCAGCCACGGGCTTACCGTACCTGAAAGAGTCGACCAGGATCTGGTAAGGTCTGGCAGGAGGGTAGAGAGTAGAGGTGGCGGTAGAGTTCATCTGGTTAGccagggagggagaggcaaAGAGGCTCTGGACACcgtcggcgatgatgagggcATCGAAATCGATAGCGTCGGACAGGGCGTAGGTGGTGTTGACACCATCGGCGTAGGCCTCGGTGACGATGTTCAGGTCGACACCAGCGGCAGAGAACTGAGCGGCCATGGCCTGACCTTGCTTGATGGACTCGGGGTGAGAGTTAGAAGCGAGGAAGCCAACCTGCAGACCTTCGATGCTCAGGAGGGGCTTGCCGAAGGTACCGACGTTGGAAGTCTTGTTGGAGGTGTAGTAGGtcgggttgggggagggctCATCAAGACCAAGACCACGGGCAACGCGGACGGCaaggttgttgttgaccaTGTTCAGCTGGTTGACAACGTTCTTGCGAACGTGGGGGCTGTTAACCTTGGAGTTCTCGAAGACAATGGCGTTGACAACCATCTGCTGCTCAGCGGGGATCAGAGAGTTCCAGAACATGGCGGGCTGGGACCAGTGGTCGTGGAAGGTCGGGCTGGGCTCGCGGATGAGGTGGCCAGAAGCGTAGCGGTAGGGCGAGGTGAAGAAGCCGTGGCCGTGGGTCTGGTTGGCTTGCATGGGGTAGCCATTGCTCATGGTGTTGGGTGTGTAGGCCCAGTTGTTGGTAGGGATCTGCTGCTGACCGAAGCCGTcacggttgttgttgtgaaCGGGCTTGCGAGGACGGTTGACGGGGATTTGCTCGAAGTTGGGACCGCCGTGACGGGTCAACTGGGTGTCCAGGTAGGAGAACAGACGGCCTTGCAGCAGGGGGTCATCGGTGAAGTCAATGCCAGGAACGACGTGGCCGGGTTGGAACTATAGAAATTAGAAGTTGACTTGAAGCTTAAAGCAACGGGGGATACATACACCAGCCTGTTCAACTTCAGCAAAGTAGTTGGTGGGGTTGGCGTTGAGCTCCATCATTCCGAGAGGAGTGTAAGGGACAACCTCCTCAGGGACCAGCTTGGTGGGATCCAGGAGGTCGAAGCCAAAGCGGAGCATGTCAGCCTCATCCATGATCTGGGCTTGCAGCTAGAGGATTGTCAGCGACCGAGATCATGAGTGAACAGGAGCCGGATTGGGGACTAACCTCGTATTTGGGGTAGTGACCGTTGGCGATCGCATTGTACAGATCCTGACGGTGGTAGTCGCTGTTcttaccagcagcagcctgagCTTCATCCCACACCAGACTGGCAACACCCTGCTGGGACTTCCAGCGGTAGCGAACCACCTTGGAGGTGCCATTGGCAGCGACAAAGCGGAAGCTGTGGACACCGTATCCGTTCATGTGGCGGAAAGAACGAGGAATACCGTTACCAGACATCAGCCACAAGGCACTGTGGAGGGCAGTGCTCTGCTGGCTGAAGAAGTCCCAAGCGGAAGTGTGAGCAGTCGCGGCCTGAGGGATCTCATTGTTGGGCATAGGCTTGATGGCGTGAACAAGGTCGGGGAACTGGATGGCAtcctggatgaagaagggggcAAAGTTGATTCCGACGATGTCTAGTAGGGACACAATTGTTAGCATGTACGACAATTATTATTGTGTGTTGTGATACAAAGCATACCATAGTTACCCTCATCAGTGTAGAACCGACAAGCATGACCGTGAACATCACGCGCGGTATCGACACTTCCACGGAAACCGACAACAGTAGAGAAGCGACAGAACATCGGAGTCTCCTTTTCATTGGCACTCAAGAAATCGGCAGCCGTGACGTTGGACCAGTCGGCATAGGACTTGAAAGTACCATATGCACCGGCACCACGGGCGTGGACGACACGCTCGGGAACCTAATTGAACAAGAAAACTTGGTCAATTCATTGTTACACACTGTGGCAGCTACTATACTTACACGCTCATGGTCGAACCGTTGGAGCTTCTGACGGAAGATAAAATCCTCCAACAGGGTAGGTCCACGGCGACCGGCCTTGAGACTGTACTGGTCGGAGATCGGGGTCCCGAAGTCGGTAGTCATGTAGCTACCGGTATCATTAACATAGAGAGTGTTGTCAATGGTCTGTTCCGTGACCTCAATGGTATCGCCAGCATTGTCCTGCTCCTGAGTGAAACTCATTTTACCCGACAGGTAGGGGCATTGAGCCCCAGCGATACCAGCAACAGCTGGCAAAAGCCAGAAATGACGCATGGCGGAGGAAACGAAGACGAAAAGAATTCAGAATGCTGGGATCTTCCGAGAAGCCTCACCAAGGGGAGTCCCCTCGGGTCCTTATATCGGCTTCCATGGCGAGGCCGGTAAACAGCCCACGCGTCTTAGTTAAGCTACGAATCCAGAATTTGAGTCGATTTACAGCCAAACGGCGTCGGGACTTGGTAATCCGGACCTTCCTGTTGGGGAGACGAAGGGGCTCCACCAGGGTCATGCAATGTTGATCACTCGATGTGATGAGACGAGGAACGCAATGGGCTCAATCAAGAGAGATCACCACAATAAGTGACAAACTGGTACTCGGTGACAAGAACAAGTACCTTCTGCATGAGGCTAATCGGAAAGTACACCCACGTTGAGTTAGCACATGGGATTTCTATAGGCTACTAATGACTTCGCTTCATACCAATTTCGGAGATTTAGTGTTGTGCCTGCTGCAAGCCGAATAGAAATGCGCTGAGAGCGGGTGGCTTGCAGGCATGCCAAGGCCGTGGGTTAGGCGTGGGTTACTTCAGCAAGCGGTTCTGGACACGCGCTGCTTGGTAAGAGGCCAAGCCGATGAACATCATTATCTCCACCGACTTGGTTTCAAGAGGTTAGGGCTGGTGGCCCGATTGGTGCGGCTGCTTGGTAATCCCCGGAATCTGGATCGTTCCGCCGGTTCCACAGCCAGACCAGCTACCCAGACACTCTATCTACATGTTGCGAACGAGGTTTCTGCACGTTTCTGAGCTCTGGACCTCTCCCAGTTATTAATCGGCCATCATCCCGTGCCTTTCACCAGGTGCGTCATCCAGTGTGGGAGGATCGCCGATGGAAAGATGACAATTGTCAGAGAAAGGGCTGGTCAGGTCATCACCCGCCCACGTGATCGGGTCTGGAGCAGTGGGGGGTTAAATGATGAATAATAACTGCTACTAATCAATGAATGTCACTAATGAAGGAACCCCCAGAGTTATGCAATGAGTAGTTCGCTACGAGTGTCTTCACTAAACCCCCTTTGTAATACGGCCAGCCTGGAGGCATCTAGTTGGTCTATCATGACGCGCGACGTCGCACGGTCCTTCACTAGAGCACCAGTCTGGCTTGACTCTCTCTAATCCTCGATGCTGGCTGGCTCTCTCCCCGCACTTGCCACTCTTAGTCAGTTGCAGTTCTGCATCTCTGGCACCACCCAAACTTCCTCAATTCTCCAATCGTTCTGGCTGCAATCCTTTGACTCAGCAGCCGATGACCAAGCACCTCCCCGGATTTGCAGATCCTTGCGGGGTGAGTAATCCGGCGAATTCGAGCTGCCGCAATCCGGGTGCTACGAGGGCGTGTGACCGGGCCATTTCGGGCCAGACAGAGAGGGGTTGATGAGGGGAAAGTGCAGAGGGGAAACCCTATATAAGGTGCATCCCAGGGACAGGCAAGGGTGTGACTGGAAAAGTTTATCGTGGCATCATCATTCTTGTCTGagaaccatcatccatcccatcagaCATCTGCCATAGACATCACATCTCCGCATATCCACATCTAATATCCAACCATGGCCGAGGCTAAGT
This genomic window contains:
- a CDS encoding anion exchange family protein (COG:P;~EggNog:ENOG410PFMV;~InterPro:IPR003020,IPR011531;~TransMembrane:11 (o54-76i88-107o113-132i139-158o200-223i235-255o295-312i434-452o458-485i505-523o529-545i);~go_component: GO:0016020 - membrane [Evidence IEA];~go_component: GO:0016021 - integral component of membrane [Evidence IEA];~go_function: GO:0005452 - inorganic anion exchanger activity [Evidence IEA];~go_process: GO:0006820 - anion transport [Evidence IEA]) — protein: MPDTKYLSRQSPYTYSYDNRTGWRRFRVLNPCRGMYHDVRRRLPYYWSDIRDALTYRTIASTIRIYFINILPAIAYTLDMYRRTGEFYGINEALFSSALAAMVFSVLGAQPLTIVGITGLISLFNYTIYDIVVIYEPSIYANFMCWTAIWAAIFHWIVAVCNLCDYMRYVTDFSSESFGAYVGIIYCIKGVEELVNEFTVYGPTAGFMSCMIAILYFFTVYGLELLGSSTICRPWFRGLLADYAYVVGTIFWVGFAHIPGNLKETGISFVPITRAFYPTQPRGWLIHFWELETKWIFAALPFGFLVMLLFYYDHVKCQQPWCSKQTIPLKETSRLPLGLLPLRLHHLHRRNHRHPNAERPRPTGTTPTHFSPTYTNPILNNLPTQAPVHTTSLTVTQTTLHIIPTSNPDDSGCTELRNPITTLTAVIEQRISHFLMGLAIIGTMTGPLLIVLHTMPAAVFAGVFLIVGWGSIESNGILQKIIFLLREDRFIPRNEELLRVPKRKIVFYVMCQVVGVAACVAISQTIAAIGFPILIIGLIPFRVWVMPRWFGAEELGVLDGLTADGEAVLCSLGGPPRFPGEERMVVEGERQKGGE
- a CDS encoding SET domain-containing protein (COG:S;~EggNog:ENOG410PIJB;~InterPro:IPR001214;~go_function: GO:0005515 - protein binding [Evidence IEA]) — encoded protein: MDSVALPLVSQLSNILQNPIFPAHLQSAVQAVRQSQDRKQKRASKDGGSEEDGDSQLFLRIEASLVHKETSSAQGSRLTLGHIDLRSGKAVPLPLTPVSTPDSRISTEYATTTIDSNKCRDNEDAQSYPNKRRKTISALRPAKATTIHPDRSVDCEYESLSSAAAADSSGSKPSVRQVHSDTRFPQRKNPRQEYSLPVLEPTSADKLIAGIWRQLHSPVKLSRLPSIIQSNTDIRTGVSLEVFREVNTLCLKYYNQSQSSRALEMIVQAYWVECFEARVAVIRLEKPQLSITDARMMALKEACMVLDWKEKDLRNRMAIWRGYKEIKDTGGWACLIFASTGIYRFCKYRTEFGEGLFTRLRHLRSSFEVAADTLHPGWRDLLQVIRQDNSIAYHGHPHEWVTMSEEVAVPLPSTYAHLNLPQGFHYQFIDVCVLDHAVFGNHDPRHVPELDPDLCLVCKARQSDEIDKNQCLCFPALFGGVRHPVPVQVFRTSTGKNNGVIARCNFERGTVIGEFTGLITNGIEGVDVMLGGSRGRTYQIYQGQMGNFTRFINHSCRPNSQFQRFYWRGMERIIVVSRGIMAGTEITVDYSDNYWRQLSKKCLCGESCCRFAGREG
- a CDS encoding uncharacterized protein (COG:P;~EggNog:ENOG410PM93;~InterPro:IPR018028,IPR029062,IPR020835,IPR011614, IPR024708,IPR002226,IPR043156,IPR041399,IPR024712, IPR037060,IPR010582;~PFAM:PF18011,PF00199,PF06628;~SECRETED:SignalP(1-16);~go_function: GO:0004096 - catalase activity [Evidence IEA];~go_function: GO:0020037 - heme binding [Evidence IEA];~go_process: GO:0006979 - response to oxidative stress [Evidence IEA];~go_process: GO:0055114 - oxidation-reduction process [Evidence IEA]) — protein: MRHFWLLPAVAGIAGAQCPYLSGKMSFTQEQDNAGDTIEVTEQTIDNTLYVNDTGSYMTTDFGTPISDQYSLKAGRRGPTLLEDFIFRQKLQRFDHERVPERVVHARGAGAYGTFKSYADWSNVTAADFLSANEKETPMFCRFSTVVGFRGSVDTARDVHGHACRFYTDEGNYDIVGINFAPFFIQDAIQFPDLVHAIKPMPNNEIPQAATAHTSAWDFFSQQSTALHSALWLMSGNGIPRSFRHMNGYGVHSFRFVAANGTSKVVRYRWKSQQGVASLVWDEAQAAAGKNSDYHRQDLYNAIANGHYPKYELQAQIMDEADMLRFGFDLLDPTKLVPEEVVPYTPLGMMELNANPTNYFAEVEQAGFQPGHVVPGIDFTDDPLLQGRLFSYLDTQLTRHGGPNFEQIPVNRPRKPVHNNNRDGFGQQQIPTNNWAYTPNTMSNGYPMQANQTHGHGFFTSPYRYASGHLIREPSPTFHDHWSQPAMFWNSLIPAEQQMVVNAIVFENSKVNSPHVRKNVVNQLNMVNNNLAVRVARGLGLDEPSPNPTYYTSNKTSNVGTFGKPLLSIEGLQVGFLASNSHPESIKQGQAMAAQFSAAGVDLNIVTEAYADGVNTTYALSDAIDFDALIIADGVQSLFASPSLANQMNSTATSTLYPPARPYQILVDSFRYGKPVAAVGSGSAALKNAGIDTSRSGVYTGSSETTEKIAKEVLKGLYTFRFVDRFAIDE